In the Streptomyces sp. cg36 genome, one interval contains:
- a CDS encoding ParH-like protein: MGSRMRGRALRNRCRRIAGELRLPEPFSVVRLVAAVAEQRGRPLELLALPSLERVPCGVLVATDSRDYIGYPAATTVLHKQHIVLHEIGHLICGHLDTSAEAPALSAALAPHLSPELVRRVLGRSHYSDEQEREAELVASLIALRASAAGQDAQQAEGGQEPEAHHDPGLAAVAALIDPARPADRS, from the coding sequence ATGGGATCGCGGATGCGGGGCCGCGCGTTGCGCAACCGATGTCGGCGGATCGCCGGCGAACTGCGCCTGCCGGAGCCGTTCTCGGTGGTGCGGCTGGTGGCCGCGGTCGCCGAACAGCGGGGCCGGCCACTGGAGTTGCTGGCCCTGCCCAGCCTGGAGCGGGTGCCGTGCGGGGTCCTCGTCGCCACCGACAGCCGTGACTACATCGGCTACCCCGCCGCCACCACCGTCCTGCACAAACAGCACATCGTCCTGCACGAGATCGGCCACCTCATCTGCGGCCACCTCGACACCTCCGCCGAGGCGCCCGCCCTGTCCGCCGCGCTCGCCCCGCACCTGTCGCCCGAGCTGGTCCGGCGCGTCCTCGGCCGCAGCCACTACAGCGACGAGCAGGAGCGCGAGGCCGAGCTGGTCGCCTCGCTCATCGCCCTGCGCGCCTCCGCCGCGGGCCAGGACGCGCAGCAGGCCGAGGGCGGCCAGGAACCCGAGGCCCACCACGACCCCGGGCTCGCCGCGGTGGCCGCGCTGATCGACCCGGCCCGGCCCGCCGACCGGAGCTGA
- a CDS encoding type 2 lanthipeptide synthetase LanM family protein, with the protein MPGETTPLAAPAAQAPPLPRERDGRPPLTGSWWARGLWLRERLAAAGAPRPAPPGSDLAARARRRMDRWRACGTAVGAEDTAALSCTAFATTPQRLEALLAEPTAALAARADEPAWARLAERLVTRKRPPAHVPLPADADRWFRGFATVLQPFVDEAVTRLTTSPGFAAASAVADTDAVVRSLVTGLRAQLVQSAGRTLVLELNVARLCDRLRGDTAEERFESFVALYRDPARLAGLLDEYAVLTRLLTTATTHTAIAYAEFLRRFAEDRPRLVAELLGGVDPGPLTEAVMGGGDAHEAGRSVVLLRFASGARLVYKPRPLAVHAHFNDLLDWYRSVLPGADLRRLAVLDRGAYGWMEFVAPAPCADRAGAARFFHRQGMLLALLYAVSATDFHFENVIAAGDQPVAVDLESLFHAELAPRTGSALADEDPGQRLLNRSVQRVGLLPNVVVGPGGALDIGGMGADKGSALPFKDAAWEAEGTDRMRLTRTARAFDGSRNRPTLDGRDLDPAQHLDGLRTGFRDGYRAILTHRQELLAPGGPLDRFKDDTVRAIVRSTRTYAQLLAESSHPDVGRDALDRDRLLSFLAASCAEDPLRLALVPHELADLWAGDIPLFRCAVGSRDLRTHRGAVLPGALPRSGLDRARETIAAMSVRDLADQDWIIQAAFAARTAPAVPAPAPATASGRNRPAEPPRRRALRQARAVAAELGRRAHQHGGRVGWLGLDLRQDVWQVAALRDDLYSGYPGIALFFAQLARVTGEQEYADTARRVLALFPAHLDHLLTLPYRRGWGAFGGLAGTAYALSSAATLLADPHLAAPVPALLAKAAEDIGEDTALDLVSGAAGCLAVAETLVARFGRPADLLARRCAALLVDRAEDQGPDAVAWRTPPRSSAPLLGASHGAGGIGFALLRHAARTGDPAAARTGRAALTHEDAQYDTALGNWPDFRVLEPRAWVAPAPAGAVPHMHAWCHGAPGVGLLRAALPAATRTAADRETLRRAVGSTARAGSVGNDSLCHGDLGNTELFAAAVAAGLPEAQRPLDTWHAGALDRIERYGPGCGTPGRLPTPGLLCGLAGIGHGLLRIAAPDRVASVLLLEEQG; encoded by the coding sequence ATGCCAGGTGAGACCACGCCGCTCGCGGCCCCCGCCGCGCAGGCACCGCCCCTGCCCCGGGAACGCGACGGCCGCCCACCACTGACCGGCAGCTGGTGGGCGCGCGGGCTCTGGCTGCGCGAACGGCTGGCGGCGGCTGGAGCGCCGCGGCCCGCCCCGCCCGGCAGCGACCTGGCCGCCCGGGCCCGGCGCCGGATGGACCGCTGGCGCGCGTGCGGCACCGCCGTCGGCGCGGAGGACACCGCCGCGCTCTCCTGCACCGCGTTCGCCACCACCCCCCAGCGGCTCGAAGCCCTGCTGGCCGAACCCACCGCGGCCCTCGCCGCCCGCGCCGACGAGCCCGCCTGGGCGCGGCTCGCGGAACGCCTGGTCACCCGCAAGCGACCGCCCGCCCACGTGCCGCTGCCCGCCGACGCCGACCGGTGGTTCCGGGGGTTCGCCACCGTCCTCCAGCCCTTCGTGGACGAGGCGGTCACCCGCCTGACCACCTCCCCCGGCTTCGCCGCCGCCTCCGCCGTGGCCGACACCGACGCCGTCGTCCGCTCGCTCGTCACCGGGCTGCGCGCCCAGCTCGTCCAGAGCGCCGGACGCACCCTCGTCCTGGAGCTCAATGTGGCCCGCCTCTGCGACCGCCTGCGCGGCGACACCGCCGAGGAGCGCTTCGAGTCCTTCGTCGCCCTCTACCGCGACCCCGCCCGGCTGGCCGGACTCCTCGACGAATACGCCGTGCTCACCCGCCTGTTGACCACGGCCACGACCCACACCGCCATCGCGTACGCCGAGTTCCTGCGGCGGTTCGCCGAAGACCGGCCGCGGCTGGTGGCCGAGCTCCTCGGGGGCGTCGACCCCGGCCCGCTCACCGAGGCGGTCATGGGCGGCGGCGACGCCCACGAGGCCGGCCGCTCGGTCGTCCTGCTCCGCTTCGCCTCCGGGGCCCGGCTGGTGTACAAGCCGAGGCCGCTGGCCGTCCACGCGCACTTCAACGACCTCCTGGACTGGTACCGGTCGGTGCTGCCCGGGGCGGATCTGCGCCGGCTCGCGGTCCTGGACCGGGGCGCGTACGGATGGATGGAGTTCGTCGCCCCCGCGCCGTGCGCCGACCGGGCGGGCGCGGCGCGGTTCTTCCACCGCCAGGGCATGCTCCTCGCCCTGCTGTACGCGGTGTCCGCCACCGACTTCCACTTCGAGAACGTGATCGCGGCGGGCGACCAGCCGGTGGCCGTCGACCTGGAGTCGCTCTTCCACGCCGAACTCGCCCCGCGCACCGGCAGCGCGCTGGCCGACGAGGACCCGGGACAGCGGCTGCTCAACCGTTCCGTACAGCGGGTGGGCCTGCTGCCCAACGTCGTCGTCGGCCCCGGCGGCGCGCTGGACATCGGCGGCATGGGCGCCGACAAGGGGTCCGCGCTGCCGTTCAAGGACGCCGCGTGGGAGGCGGAGGGCACCGACCGGATGCGCCTGACCCGTACCGCGCGGGCCTTCGACGGCAGCCGCAACCGGCCCACCCTGGACGGCCGCGACCTCGACCCGGCACAGCACCTCGACGGACTGCGCACCGGCTTCCGGGACGGCTACCGCGCGATCCTGACACACCGTCAAGAATTACTGGCCCCGGGAGGCCCCCTGGACCGGTTCAAGGACGACACCGTACGCGCCATCGTCCGCTCCACCCGCACCTACGCCCAGCTGCTCGCCGAGTCCAGCCACCCCGACGTCGGCCGCGACGCCCTCGACCGCGACCGGCTCCTGAGCTTCCTGGCGGCCTCCTGCGCCGAGGACCCGCTGCGCCTGGCACTCGTACCCCACGAGCTGGCCGACCTGTGGGCGGGCGACATCCCGCTCTTCCGCTGCGCCGTGGGCTCCCGCGACCTGCGCACCCACCGCGGCGCCGTGCTGCCCGGCGCCCTGCCCCGCTCCGGGCTCGACCGGGCCCGGGAGACGATCGCGGCGATGAGCGTACGCGACCTCGCCGACCAGGACTGGATCATCCAGGCCGCCTTCGCCGCCCGCACCGCCCCGGCGGTCCCCGCACCGGCCCCCGCCACCGCGTCCGGCCGCAACCGGCCCGCCGAACCGCCGCGGCGGCGCGCCCTGCGCCAGGCCCGCGCCGTCGCCGCCGAACTGGGGCGGCGCGCCCACCAACACGGCGGCCGGGTCGGCTGGCTCGGCCTCGACCTGCGCCAGGACGTCTGGCAGGTGGCCGCGCTCCGCGACGACCTCTACAGCGGCTACCCCGGCATCGCCCTCTTCTTCGCCCAACTCGCCCGCGTCACCGGCGAGCAGGAGTACGCCGACACCGCCCGCCGGGTGCTCGCCCTCTTCCCCGCACACCTCGACCATCTGCTCACCCTGCCGTACCGCCGCGGCTGGGGCGCCTTCGGCGGGCTGGCCGGAACCGCCTACGCGCTCTCCTCGGCCGCCACCCTGCTGGCCGACCCGCACCTCGCGGCCCCGGTCCCCGCGCTCCTCGCCAAGGCCGCCGAGGACATCGGCGAGGACACCGCGCTCGACCTCGTCAGCGGTGCGGCCGGCTGCCTCGCCGTCGCCGAGACCCTGGTGGCCCGGTTCGGCCGTCCCGCCGACCTGCTGGCCCGCCGCTGCGCGGCGCTGCTGGTCGACCGGGCCGAGGACCAGGGCCCGGACGCGGTCGCCTGGCGCACGCCGCCGCGCTCGTCCGCTCCCCTGCTCGGCGCCTCGCACGGCGCCGGAGGCATCGGGTTCGCGCTGCTGCGCCACGCCGCCCGCACCGGCGACCCGGCCGCCGCGCGGACCGGCCGCGCGGCGCTCACCCACGAGGACGCCCAGTACGACACGGCCCTCGGCAACTGGCCCGACTTCCGCGTCCTCGAACCCCGCGCCTGGGTGGCACCGGCACCGGCCGGAGCGGTCCCCCACATGCACGCCTGGTGCCACGGCGCACCCGGCGTCGGCCTGCTGCGCGCGGCCCTGCCCGCCGCGACCCGGACCGCCGCCGACCGCGAGACGCTGCGCCGCGCGGTCGGCTCCACCGCACGGGCCGGTTCGGTGGGCAACGACAGCCTCTGCCACGGCGACCTGGGCAACACCGAACTGTTCGCGGCGGCCGTCGCCGCGGGCCTGCCCGAAGCGCAACGGCCGCTCGACACCTGGCACGCCGGGGCCCTCGACCGCATCGAGCGGTACGGCCCGGGCTGCGGCACCCCCGGCCGCCTCCCCACTCCCGGGCTGCTGTGCGGCCTGGCGGGCATCGGCCACGGGCTGCTGCGGATCGCCGCACCCGACCGGGTCGCCTCGGTCCTGCTCCTCGAAGAGCAGGGGTGA
- a CDS encoding sensor histidine kinase codes for MRPHLARWTSSPRARRAWVLLGPVALAVADTFIGDEGYTATDRVAPLAAAFVLLARLRHPVAVLVLTLPGTYLDNAWLAGLIALYTLSYLRPKPGLLVVCTLLNALAYFLPHPLTADEVSRRLAQEGWLEVLVGAPVAALALGRLHAVRHELAARLGELTASRAESDRLLAEHVLDTERARLAREMHDVVAHQVSLISLQAGALRTSTADPSARDIAATIRTLSVRTLEELRHMVGVLRAAGGGRGELTPQPRLADLDRLVADSALDITAEIDQRACAQCPEAVERAAYRIVQEALTNVRKHAPGARVDVRVRCRDAELALEVRNGPADRGADPLDLPSGGHGLVGLSERVHLLGGFFTAGATREGGFLVTATLPLRPA; via the coding sequence ATGAGGCCGCACCTGGCGCGGTGGACGTCCTCGCCCCGGGCCCGGCGGGCGTGGGTGCTGCTGGGCCCCGTCGCGCTGGCGGTCGCGGACACCTTCATCGGCGACGAGGGGTACACCGCCACGGACCGCGTCGCCCCGCTGGCCGCGGCGTTCGTACTCCTCGCCCGGCTGCGCCACCCGGTCGCCGTGCTCGTGCTGACGCTGCCCGGAACGTACTTGGACAATGCCTGGCTGGCCGGACTGATCGCCCTCTACACCCTCTCCTACCTGCGTCCGAAGCCCGGCCTGCTGGTGGTGTGCACCCTGCTCAACGCCCTCGCCTACTTCCTGCCCCACCCGCTGACCGCCGACGAGGTCAGCCGCCGCCTCGCCCAGGAAGGGTGGCTGGAGGTCCTGGTGGGCGCGCCCGTGGCGGCGCTGGCGCTCGGTCGGCTGCACGCGGTGCGCCACGAGCTGGCGGCCCGGCTCGGCGAACTCACCGCCAGCCGGGCCGAGAGCGACCGGCTGCTGGCCGAGCACGTCCTGGACACCGAACGGGCCCGGCTGGCCCGGGAGATGCACGACGTCGTCGCCCACCAGGTGAGCCTGATCAGCCTCCAGGCGGGAGCCCTGCGGACGAGCACGGCCGATCCCTCGGCACGGGACATCGCGGCCACGATCCGCACCCTGTCGGTGCGCACCCTGGAGGAGCTGCGCCACATGGTGGGCGTCCTGCGCGCGGCGGGCGGCGGCCGGGGCGAGCTGACCCCGCAGCCACGCCTGGCCGACCTGGACCGGCTCGTCGCCGACAGCGCGCTCGACATCACGGCCGAGATCGACCAACGGGCCTGCGCCCAGTGCCCGGAGGCGGTCGAACGGGCCGCCTACCGCATCGTCCAGGAGGCCCTGACCAACGTCCGCAAGCACGCGCCGGGCGCGCGGGTGGACGTCCGCGTGCGGTGCCGGGACGCCGAACTGGCCCTGGAGGTCCGCAACGGCCCGGCCGACCGCGGCGCCGATCCGCTGGACCTGCCGAGCGGCGGCCACGGTCTGGTCGGGCTGAGCGAACGCGTCCACCTCCTCGGCGGGTTCTTCACGGCCGGTGCGACGCGCGAGGGCGGATTCCTGGTCACGGCCACGCTCCCGCTGCGCCCGGCGTGA
- a CDS encoding XRE family transcriptional regulator: MGEARGGTRTLAEKIERLFLVVRGPTREPYSNEEVARACREATGESFSATYLWQLRTGRRDNPTKRHLEALARFFDVPPAYFFDGDYSEKIAAELDLLGVLRDAGVRDMALRAVRLSPEGLDTISDLIDALARREAGRQRGADEDF, translated from the coding sequence ATGGGTGAAGCCCGGGGCGGGACCAGGACTTTGGCCGAGAAGATCGAGCGGCTCTTCCTGGTGGTCCGCGGCCCCACCCGCGAGCCCTACAGCAACGAGGAGGTCGCCCGCGCCTGCCGCGAAGCCACCGGCGAGAGCTTCTCCGCCACCTATCTGTGGCAGCTGCGCACCGGACGGCGCGACAACCCGACGAAACGTCACCTCGAAGCCCTCGCACGTTTCTTCGACGTCCCGCCCGCCTACTTCTTCGACGGCGACTACAGTGAGAAGATCGCTGCGGAGCTGGATCTGCTGGGGGTGCTCCGGGACGCGGGCGTGCGGGACATGGCGCTGCGCGCGGTGCGGCTCTCTCCCGAGGGTCTGGACACCATCAGTGATCTGATCGACGCCCTCGCGCGTCGCGAGGCCGGCCGGCAGCGGGGCGCGGACGAGGACTTCTGA
- a CDS encoding (2Fe-2S) ferredoxin domain-containing protein has product MPEGRQRQPGRGGGTAADAAPCRIVVCRDCCCGTAKVPGVDHARQKARLAEGAPVRVSACLDVCEQANVIVVQPSSAARVAGARPVWLGLVNDPDAAEDIIDWVRAGGPGVAPCPDILDLYTFTPPRRAR; this is encoded by the coding sequence ATGCCCGAGGGGCGACAGCGCCAACCCGGACGCGGCGGCGGGACCGCCGCCGATGCGGCCCCGTGCCGGATCGTGGTGTGCCGGGACTGCTGCTGCGGGACCGCCAAGGTGCCCGGGGTCGACCACGCGCGGCAGAAGGCGCGGCTGGCCGAGGGCGCGCCCGTACGCGTCTCGGCCTGTCTGGACGTCTGCGAGCAGGCCAATGTGATCGTCGTCCAGCCGTCGAGCGCCGCCCGCGTCGCCGGGGCCCGGCCGGTCTGGCTCGGCCTGGTCAACGACCCGGACGCGGCCGAGGACATCATCGACTGGGTACGGGCGGGCGGACCCGGTGTCGCCCCCTGCCCCGACATCCTCGACCTCTACACCTTCACCCCGCCCCGCAGGGCCCGCTGA
- a CDS encoding SDR family oxidoreductase translates to MKIVVVGGTGLIGSQVVALLRERGHEVVAASPSTGVDAFTGAGLADALTGADVVVDVSNSPSFEDGPALDFFTRSARNLFEAEGAAGVRHHVVLSIVGVDRVPDYGYYRAKVAQEEALRASGIPYSIVRATQFFEFIAPVMDMSTQDGRVRLPSARLRPIASADVAAAVAEAAQGAPSGAVREIAGPDVLGLPRLGEITLAAKPDGRTVVVDETVGPFAGMPEGVLVGGDSAHTSATGYEEWLKRN, encoded by the coding sequence ATGAAGATCGTGGTTGTCGGCGGTACGGGGCTCATCGGCTCGCAGGTGGTGGCGCTGCTGCGCGAGCGCGGGCACGAGGTCGTGGCCGCGTCCCCCTCCACGGGTGTCGACGCCTTCACCGGTGCGGGCCTGGCCGACGCCCTCACCGGCGCGGACGTGGTCGTGGACGTGTCGAACTCCCCCTCCTTCGAGGACGGGCCCGCGCTCGACTTCTTCACCCGCTCGGCGCGGAACCTGTTCGAGGCCGAGGGCGCGGCGGGCGTGCGCCACCACGTGGTCCTGTCGATCGTCGGCGTCGACCGGGTGCCCGACTACGGCTACTACCGCGCCAAGGTCGCCCAGGAGGAGGCCCTGCGCGCGAGCGGCATCCCCTACAGCATCGTGCGCGCCACCCAGTTCTTCGAGTTCATCGCTCCCGTGATGGACATGTCCACCCAGGACGGCCGGGTGCGGCTGCCGTCCGCGCGGCTGCGTCCGATCGCCTCCGCGGACGTCGCCGCGGCGGTCGCCGAGGCCGCGCAGGGCGCGCCGTCCGGCGCGGTGCGCGAGATCGCGGGTCCGGACGTCCTCGGGCTCCCCCGGCTCGGTGAGATCACCCTGGCGGCGAAGCCGGACGGCCGGACGGTCGTCGTGGACGAGACGGTCGGACCGTTCGCCGGCATGCCGGAGGGCGTGCTGGTGGGCGGCGACTCCGCGCACACCTCGGCGACCGGCTACGAGGAGTGGCTGAAGCGGAACTGA
- a CDS encoding RNA polymerase sigma-70 factor — protein sequence MDERQRLTDGSLNAAAGAFQRLRPRLFGIAYRVLGSVAEAEDVVQDVWLRWQDADRGAVLDPGAFLATVTTRLAINVARSARVRREAYVGPWLPEPVDTSLDPHLGAERGEALELAVLLVLEKLNPVERAAYVLREAFDYAYAEIADMLELSQANVRQIVSRARKRLAAERRGPVDTAQHRRLLEAFVAAARDGDLAALESVLSADAVAYADGNGMRGVARLVVVGPERVARVSAFAKKFFPGAEYRVAQANGRPSLTLIQNGVTVALVGVTLGADGIDRLYWVLAPDKLRAYERSAHRPTARP from the coding sequence ATGGACGAGCGACAGCGGCTCACCGACGGCTCACTGAACGCGGCGGCGGGGGCGTTCCAGCGGCTGCGGCCCCGGCTGTTCGGCATCGCCTACCGCGTCCTGGGCAGCGTCGCCGAGGCCGAGGACGTGGTGCAGGACGTGTGGCTGCGCTGGCAGGACGCCGACCGGGGCGCGGTGCTCGACCCCGGCGCGTTCCTGGCCACGGTCACCACCCGGCTGGCGATCAACGTGGCCCGGTCGGCGCGGGTCCGGCGCGAGGCGTACGTGGGGCCGTGGCTGCCCGAACCCGTCGACACCAGCCTGGACCCCCACCTCGGCGCCGAGCGCGGCGAGGCGCTGGAGCTGGCCGTCCTCCTCGTCCTGGAGAAGCTCAACCCCGTGGAGCGGGCGGCCTATGTGCTGCGGGAGGCGTTCGACTACGCGTACGCCGAGATCGCCGACATGCTGGAGCTCAGCCAGGCCAATGTGCGGCAGATCGTCAGCCGCGCCCGCAAGCGCCTCGCCGCCGAGCGGCGCGGCCCCGTCGACACCGCCCAGCACCGGCGGCTGCTCGAAGCGTTCGTCGCGGCGGCGCGGGACGGTGACCTCGCGGCGCTCGAAAGCGTGCTCTCGGCCGACGCCGTCGCCTACGCGGACGGCAACGGCATGCGCGGGGTGGCCCGGCTGGTGGTCGTCGGGCCCGAACGGGTGGCCAGGGTCAGCGCCTTCGCCAAGAAGTTCTTCCCCGGCGCCGAGTACCGGGTGGCGCAGGCCAACGGCCGCCCCAGCCTGACGCTCATTCAGAACGGCGTCACCGTCGCCCTGGTGGGCGTCACGCTGGGAGCGGACGGCATCGACCGGCTCTACTGGGTGCTGGCCCCCGACAAGCTCCGGGCGTACGAGCGGTCGGCCCATCGGCCCACCGCCCGTCCTTAG
- a CDS encoding response regulator, translating into MEPDQRDDAIRVVIVDDEYLVRSGLRLLLGSAPDIEVVAECGGGEAVDTVVAHLPDVVMLDIRMPDVDGLTVLRGLTEALGPRMPAVSMLTTFDTDEYLATALREGAVGFLLKDTEPEQLTQAVRDLAAGGSTLDPSVARAVVSGYVVGSDGAREAADAVARLTPREQEVLALLGLGLSNPAIAERMHLAHGTVKDHVSVILGKLGGVNRVQAAVVAERAGLTRTPPSGPA; encoded by the coding sequence GTGGAGCCCGACCAGCGAGACGACGCGATCCGTGTCGTCATCGTCGACGACGAGTACCTCGTCCGGTCGGGGCTGCGTCTGCTGCTCGGCTCGGCACCCGACATCGAGGTGGTGGCGGAGTGCGGCGGCGGGGAGGCCGTCGACACGGTGGTCGCGCACCTCCCCGACGTGGTCATGCTGGACATCCGGATGCCGGACGTGGACGGTCTGACCGTGCTGCGCGGGCTCACGGAGGCGCTCGGTCCGCGGATGCCCGCCGTCAGCATGCTGACCACCTTCGACACCGACGAGTACCTGGCCACCGCACTGCGGGAGGGCGCGGTCGGATTCCTCCTCAAGGACACCGAGCCGGAACAGCTCACCCAGGCCGTCCGCGATCTCGCCGCCGGGGGCAGCACCCTGGACCCGTCCGTCGCGCGGGCCGTGGTGAGCGGCTACGTGGTGGGCAGCGACGGCGCGCGGGAAGCCGCCGACGCCGTCGCCCGGCTCACCCCCCGGGAGCAGGAAGTACTGGCCCTGCTCGGCCTCGGGCTGTCCAACCCCGCCATCGCCGAGCGCATGCACCTGGCGCACGGCACGGTGAAGGACCACGTCAGCGTCATCCTCGGCAAGCTCGGCGGAGTCAACCGCGTCCAGGCGGCCGTGGTCGCCGAACGCGCGGGCCTGACCAGGACCCCGCCGAGCGGTCCGGCATGA
- a CDS encoding MAB_1171c family putative transporter: MATLGCALTVLAVLALLLRTLLRPRAFRINPPVRDLRAFGLCLAAALVLAAPAAGRLLRGLPPFPGLDVLLGDELRLLALYFLAQLAESIRTGEPRRSRRPLAVILALLGASALLFALAQGPGAEEGSYPGTAARAAMAGYDLVFLVYGEWSVSVFLLGMVRHAAGLEPGPLRTALRLYSASAAVGLVWSAWTVSDIVAVLGTGRQGTNEDLPSAALGALCLALILCGTMAALCARYVTALRRRWLAYRAYLRLGPLWEELHRALPGIALSRPGRIRRLLPRDVQFARYRRVIEIHDAHLALRPHFPPPVEEWAPAGTGRRTGPPAATVEAVNLAVAIEAASHGFRFTRAAPAPPGRRPRQDLDAETAWLVAVAEDFARSAAVARVRHQVRHHLADGAGTAGREGGAAVGSPRAGRPRAEGAPVRAHDGRPAEAAAPWTSDSGSPTAH; encoded by the coding sequence ATGGCCACCCTCGGCTGCGCCCTGACCGTGCTGGCCGTGCTGGCGCTGCTGCTGCGCACGCTGCTGCGGCCCCGCGCGTTCCGGATCAACCCGCCGGTCCGCGACCTGCGGGCGTTCGGCCTCTGCCTGGCCGCCGCCCTGGTGCTGGCCGCCCCCGCCGCCGGCCGGCTGCTGCGCGGCCTGCCGCCGTTCCCCGGCCTTGACGTCCTGCTCGGCGACGAACTGCGCCTCCTCGCCCTGTACTTCCTCGCCCAGCTCGCCGAATCCATCCGCACCGGCGAGCCGCGCCGCAGCCGCCGCCCCCTCGCCGTGATCCTCGCCCTGCTCGGCGCGAGCGCCCTGCTCTTCGCCCTCGCACAGGGCCCCGGCGCCGAGGAGGGCAGCTATCCGGGCACGGCCGCGCGGGCCGCCATGGCCGGATACGACCTCGTCTTCCTGGTCTACGGCGAGTGGAGCGTGAGCGTCTTCCTGCTCGGCATGGTCCGCCACGCCGCCGGTCTGGAACCCGGCCCGCTGCGCACCGCCCTGCGCCTCTACTCGGCGTCCGCCGCCGTCGGCCTGGTGTGGTCGGCGTGGACCGTCAGCGACATCGTGGCCGTCCTCGGCACCGGCCGCCAGGGCACCAACGAGGACCTGCCGTCGGCCGCGCTCGGCGCGCTGTGCCTGGCGCTCATCCTCTGCGGGACCATGGCCGCGCTCTGCGCCCGGTACGTGACCGCGCTGCGCCGCCGCTGGCTCGCCTACCGCGCGTACCTGCGGCTGGGCCCGCTCTGGGAGGAACTGCACCGGGCACTGCCGGGCATCGCCCTGAGCAGACCCGGCCGGATACGCCGACTGCTGCCCCGCGACGTGCAGTTCGCCCGCTACCGCCGGGTCATCGAGATCCACGACGCGCACCTCGCGCTGCGCCCGCACTTCCCGCCGCCGGTGGAGGAGTGGGCGCCCGCCGGGACCGGCCGCCGCACCGGGCCCCCGGCCGCCACCGTGGAAGCGGTCAACCTCGCGGTGGCCATCGAGGCCGCCTCCCACGGCTTCCGCTTCACCCGGGCCGCCCCGGCCCCGCCCGGCCGCCGCCCCCGCCAGGACCTGGACGCGGAGACGGCCTGGCTGGTGGCCGTCGCCGAGGACTTCGCCCGCTCGGCGGCCGTGGCCCGGGTCCGCCACCAGGTCAGACACCACCTCGCCGACGGAGCCGGCACGGCCGGGAGGGAGGGCGGGGCCGCCGTAGGATCACCGCGAGCGGGCCGCCCCCGCGCCGAAGGGGCGCCCGTACGAGCGCACGACGGCCGACCCGCGGAGGCAGCGGCACCATGGACGAGCGACAGCGGCTCACCGACGGCTCACTGA